The Maylandia zebra isolate NMK-2024a linkage group LG4, Mzebra_GT3a, whole genome shotgun sequence genome includes a window with the following:
- the tnrc6c1 gene encoding trinucleotide repeat-containing gene 6C protein isoform X10: MVGRHLSTELPPQSGQGAQYDNPLWGHLPANRSATSAASSTNLSGWDQLIIDQKDTEAWPSITLSQSQVPPGGCPLDTDSGHLTSSSRSSSTSSSCSTVSMATGANSQTGHFPANHLSSKANSGPSPANHTGTSMLSGQVAASRSWGPGAVSSHCPPQSSMGSETKSDSPGGGGSTRSWGPSSSSSTNFNLNLNPNANPSAWPMLGHDGSGTGGGSSGGANTISPPHSTPNLCNPPGPPPAQTSTCTGANTNSNSSGIGNAWITMMASDAEPHPSPSTNVSFSSEPQNLKTDGPNHTNKQEPPSPIRSLPGWGSAPVGLGSMTQPPPGGSQVNGEDGNSVWGNSGNSKASSSKEAPGWGHEGDGTGNSGGWGEHPEETQGGWDTPSSPAQDSQSISWSRAVSTAAASEGSSDSMEGHPQQKDRSSREKSAPLMPAQDLDPRVLCNSGWGQTPVRQHTSWDMDDTKRKSDVGTGSWGSGSTTPVDAQGPSNTNTGPSQMTDSGSKNDAPGSQGTSSWGGNIAATNQPSSGWGEPPSNIKPPGGPGGWGNPPPGGPSTSIPKNGGQSWGEKPSGWEDSHIKSGSQNWGEQPKASHTWASSGVSNNTAEWGDSEESKKSPTTAWEGEPRGWGMSSQGPGGNGGWGESLPQRPSGPSQGWGGKPQDGPSGNNGGGSMGSWGGSGSVKQGPGRGGNKQESSTTEPTGWEEPSPPSIRRKMEIDDGTSAWGDPGTYNKAVNLWDRNNSGSSQAKVTTGGNNPPSTNNNHPHPLNHPYHGPPAPLQSHSQNSQNSGPTSGPLDPTVQHQPGASHSRGPLMAQGWGEISSSHTKSESSWGEPASSPVSVDNGTSAWGKPSGNCGGWGESNPESYGRGNPTMTPASCKPAPKPMQDGWGGGSEDLSLSGGQWDAEEVDMWNSTASQESNSSCNSWSNANKKPPPKGKIPGKQDEVWIMNRLIKQLTDMGFPRDPAEEALKSNNMNLDQAMSALLEKKTELDKRGMGIAGHDYNNGLINKPMSCPRPPLLSKDPSADPRLPFMDKVQSGMFGGGGAAQVRAMPQPPPQPPVPPLSSSQPSLRAQVPQFLSPQVQAQLLQFAAKNIGLNPALLTSPINPQHMTLLNQLYQLQLAYQRLQIQQQMLQAQRNVSGPIRQQEQQVARTINNMQQQIQQHQRQLAQALLMKQQQQQPPPSHSGLHPGGAKSSLDSFPGHPQAPGLPDLQTKEPQSSSNTYSPYSLSGLNVNCMEVGSLSMKEPPQPQSRLSQWTHPNSIESLSGNSSPLEPNLGKHGANLGPPGKPTQLDESYSPYSLISSSESPSSPLVPPDSWGQSKGSSDKMANGTNINWPPEFCPGVPWKGLQNIDPETDPNVTPGSVPSGPTINTNIQDVNRYLLRDRSGGENRRSSSPTSSQNEALPPSTDWPVSGYTSSFSLSSPEMEDAGKLSEMKSTWSPGPISHSQASLSHELWKVPQGPRSSTTAPSRPPPGLTNTKPSSTWGGSSLGLGQGWSSSYTTAGTTWSTDSSTRTSSWLVLRNLTPQIDGSTLRTLCMQHGPLITFHLNLTQGNAVVRYSSKDEAAKAQKSLHMCVLGNTTILAEFAGEEEVNRFFAQGQSLGGTTSWQATPGTNQTRMGGTGSGASHPIGHSPHWNNNNNGAGSNSSSGGLGAGGTKTGGELLWGGVQQYSSLWGPPSGEEGRVMGSPTPINTLLPGDLLSGESM, encoded by the exons ATGGTCGGGAGGCACCTCTCCACAG AACTGCCCCCACAGAGTGGCCAGGGAGCCCAGTATGATAATCCCCTCTGGGGGCACCTGCCAGCCAACAGAAGTGCTACGAGTGCTGCATCTTCCACCAATCTCAGTGGCTGGGATCAACTAATTATCGACCAGAAGGACACAGAGGCTTGGCCTTCTATTACACTCAGCCAGAGCCAGGTCCCTCCAGGAGGATGCCCTTTGGACACTGACTCTGGTCACctgaccagcagcagcagaagcagtaGTACTAGCAGTAGTTGTAGTACAGTGAGTATGGCCACGGGAGCAAATAGCCAAACAGGCCACTTCCCTGCCAACCACCTCAGCAGCAAAGCCAACAGTGGGCCCAGCCCTGCCAATCATACTGGAACCAGCATGCTCTCTGGCCAGGTTGCAGCCAGTCGCAGCTGGGGCCCTGGGGCTGTATCTTCCCATTGCCCCCCTCAGTCCTCAATGGGGAGTGAAACGAAGAGTGACAGcccaggaggaggaggcagtaCTAGGAGCTGGGGTCCTTCATCATCCTCCAGCACCAACTTTAACTTGAACCTAAACCCTAATGCCAACCCGTCTGCCTGGCCCATGTTGGGGCATGACGGAAGTGGCACAGGGGGAGGCAGCTCAGGGGGAGCCAACAccatttcacctcctcactctACACCCAACCTCTGCAATCCACCTGGCCCCCCACCAGCCCAGACCAGCACCTGTACCGGAGCCAACACTAACAGCAACTCCTCGGGGATTGGCAATGCCTGGATTACCATGATGGCTTCTGATGCAGAGCCACACCCCTCCCCGTCCACAAATGTGTCTTTCAGTTCAGAACCTCAGAACCTTAAAACTGATGGACCAAATCACACTAATAAGCAGGAACCCCCCAGCCCCATCCGCAGTTTGCCTGGCTGGGGAAGTGCACCTGTAGGCTTGGGTTCCATGACCCAGCCACCGCCAGGAGGCTCACAGGTCAATGGTGAAGATGGTAATTCAGTATGGGGTAACAGTGGCAACTCAAAGGCAAGTTCATCTAAGGAGGCACCTGGCTGGGGCCATGAAGGAGATGGAACAGGGAACTCTGGAGGCTGGGGTGAACACCCTGAAGAGACCCAGGGAGGATGGGATACACCCAGCTCTCCCGCACAGGACTCTCAGTCCATCTCATGGAGCAGGGCTGTAAGCACAGCTGCGGCTAGTGAAGGAAGCAGTGACAGCATGGAAGGCCATCCCCAGCAAAAAGACCGGTCATCCAGAGAAAAATCAGCTCCTTTGATGCCTGCCCAGGATCTGGACCCCAGGGTGCTGTGCAACAGTGGCTGGGGACAGACTCCCGTTCGCCAGCACACTTCCTGGGACATGGATGATACCAAACGTAAGAGTGATGTAGGCACTGGATCATGGGGCTCTGGCTCAACCACTCCAGTCGATGCCCAGGGGCCCTCCAACACTAACACAGGCCCTAGCCAGATGACTGACTCTGGGAGCAAAAATGATGCGCCTGGTTCTCAGGGCACTTCTAGTTGGGGTGGTAACATAGCAGCTACCAACCAGCCAAGCTCTGGTTGGGGAGAGCCACCCAGCAACATCAAGCCCCCAGGTGGCCCTGGTGGTTGGGGAAACCCTCCACCAGGAGGTCCAAGCACCAGTATACCCAAAAATGGTGGTCAGTCCTGGGGAGAGAAGCCAAGTGGGTGGGAAGATTCTCACATCAAGTCAGGATCCCAGAACTGGGGAGAACAGCCCAAAGCATCTCACACTTGGGCTAGCAGTGGAGTGAGCAATAACACAGCAGAGTGGGGGGACTCAGAAGAGAGTAAAAAGAGTCCCACTACTGCTTGGGAAGGAGAACCACGAGGCTGGGGAATGTCTTCTCAAGGACCTGGAGGTAATGGTGGCTGGGGAGAGTCACTTCCTCAGCGACCCAGTGGTCCCTCTCAAGGCTGGGGGGGCAAGCCTCAAGATGGGCCTAGTGGTAACAATGGAGGAGGGAGCATGGGGTCCTGGGGGGGATCGGGCTCAGTGAAACAAGGTCCAGGTAGGGGTGGAAATAAGCAGGAATCCTCAACAACTGAGCCTACAGGCTGGGAAGAGCCTTCCCCTCCTTCCATCCGACGCAAGATGGAGATCGATGACGGGACCTCTGCTTGGGGCGATCCCGGTACCTACAACAAGGCAGTCAATCTGTGGGACAGGAACAATTCAGGATCGTCCCAAGCTAAAGTTACTACTGGAGGCAATAATCCCCCCAGCACCAACAACAACCATCCCCACCCTCTCAATCACCCTTACCACGGGCCACCTGCACCCCTACAGAGCCACAGCCAAAACAGCCAGAACTCAGGCCCCACCAGCGGGCCTTTGGATCCTACTGTGCAACACCAGCCTGGAGCATCTCACAGCAGAGGTCCCCTGATGGCTCAAG GTTGGGGAGAGATATCCAGCTCCCACACAAAATCGGAGAGCTCCTGGGGGGAACCTGCATCTTCCCCGGTTAGCGTGGATAATGGGACGTCTGCCTGGGGCAAACCCAGCGGGAACTGTGGGGGCTGGGGGGAAAGCAATCCGGAGAGCTATGGCAGGGGCAACCCGACAATGACACCTGCATCTTGTAAACCTG CTCCCAAACCTATGCAAGATGGATGGGGAGGTGGAAGTGAAGACCTGAGCCTGTCAGGTGGTCAGTGGGATGCAGAGGAGGTAGACATGTGGAATAGCACTGCCTCCCAGGAGAGCAACTCTTCCTGTAACTCTTGGAGCAATGCAAATAAAAAGCCCCCACCAAAG GGGAAGATCCCAGGGAAGCAGGATGAGGTCTGGATCATGAATCGTCTCATCAAGCAGCTGACTGACATGGGCTTCCCT agGGATCCAGCAGAGGAGGCTTTGAAGAGCAACAACATGAACCTGGATCAGGCCATGAGTGCCCTGCTGGAAAAGAAGACGGAGCTTGACAAGCGTGGGATGGGGATAGCTGGCCACGACTACAACAACGGGCTCATCAACAAGCCCATGAGCTGCCCTCGGCCTCCGCTTCTTTCCAAAGACCCCTCAGCAGATCCCCGCCTGCCCTTCATGGATAAG GTGCAGAGTGGAATGTTTGGCGGTGGTGGAGCAGCACAAGTCCGGGCCATGCCGCAGCCGCCTCCTCAGCCACCAGTGCCGCCTCTCAGCTCCTCTCAGCCTAGTCTACGTGCTCAAGTGCCTCAGTTTCTCTCCCCTCAG GTTCAAGCACAGCTCTTACAGTTTGCAGCAAAAAACATTGGTCTGAATCCTGCACTTTTAACCTCACCAATAAACCCTCAACATATGACCCTTCTAAATCAACTTTACCAGCTGCAACTG GCGTACCAGCGTTTACAAATTCAGCAGCAGATGTTGCAGGCGCAGCGCAATGTTTCTGGCCCCATTCGACAACAAGAGCAGCAA GTTGCACGTACAATCAATaacatgcagcagcagatccaaCAGCACCAGCGTCAGCTGGCCCAGGCCCTGCTGatgaagcagcagcaacagcaaccGCCCCCTTCCCACTCAGGCCTGCATCCTGGTGGAGCCAAATCCTCCCTGGATTCATTTCCAGGTCatccccaggctccaggcctcCCGGACCTGCAGACCAAAGAGCCGCAGTCGTCATCTAACACCTACAGCCCCTACTCTCTCT CTGGACTGAATGTAAACTGCATGGAGGTGGGAAGTCTGTCAATGAAGGAACCCCCCCAACCCCAATCGCGCCTGTCACAGTGGACACACCCAAACTCAATCGAAAGCCTCTCTGGAAACTCTTCTCCATTGGAGCCCAACCTGGGCAAGCACG GTGCCAACCTGGGCCCTCCTGGAAAGCCCACTCAGCTGGATGAATCTTACAGCCCCTACAGCCTGATATCCAGCTCAGAGTCTCCTTCCAGCCCTCTGGTGCCTCCAGACAGCTGGGGACAAAGCAAAGGCAGCAGTGACAAAATGGCCAATGGGACCAATATCAACTGGCCACCAG AGTTTTGTCCTGGTGTACCGTGGAAGGGCCTCCAGAATATCGACCCTGAAACTGACCCCAACGTGACCCCCGGCAGCGTCCCCAGCGGACCCACCATCAACACAAATATCCAAGATGTCAACCGCTACCTGCTCCGGGACAGGAGCGGAGGTGAGAACAGGAGAA GCTCCTCTCCCACCTCATCTCAGAACGAGGCTCTGCCTCCCTCCACTGATTGGCCAGTCAGTGGCTACACTAGCTCGTTCAGTCTTTCGTCCCCGGAGATGGAGGATGCAG GTAAACTGTCAGAGATGAAATCCACTTGGTCTCCAGGCCCCATTTCTCACAGCCAGGCCTCTCTGTCCCACGAGCTGTGGAAGGTCCCACAGGGCCCTCGGAGCAGCACCACAGCCCCTTCCCGCCCCCCGCCTGGCCTCACCAACACAAAGCCTTCCTCCACCTGGgggggcagctctctgggtctGGGACAAGGCTGGAGCAGCTCTTACACCACAG CAGGTACCACATGGAGTACAGACAGCTCCACCAGAACAAGTAGCTGGCTCGTGCTGAGGAACCTCACTCCGCAG attgATGGTTCGACTCTGCGAACACTGTGCATGCAACACGGCCCCCTCATCACATTCCACCTCAACCTGACACAGGGAAATGCTGTAGTGCGCTACAGCTCCAAGGACGAAGCTGCCAAGGCGCAAAAGTCCCTGCACAT GTGCGTGCTCGGGAACACCACCATCCTGGCCGAGTTCGCCGGGGAAGAGGAAGTGAACCGCTTCTTTGCACAGGGCCAGTCACTCGGAGGAACAACCAGCTGGCAGGCCACTCCAGGCACCAATCAGACAAGGATGGGCGGGACCGGGTCTGGAGCGTCTCACCCCATCGGGCACTCGCCCCactggaacaacaacaacaacggcgCCGGCAGCAACAGTAGCAGCGGCGGCCTGGGAGCAGGCGGAACAAAAACAGGTGGAGAGCTGCTGTGGGGTGGTGTTCAGCAGTATTCCAGCCTGTGGGGACCCCCGAGTGGAGAGGAGGGACGGGTCATGGGGAGCCCCACCCCAATCAATACActgctgcctggggacctgctGAGCGGGGAGTCCATGTAG
- the tnrc6c1 gene encoding trinucleotide repeat-containing gene 6C protein isoform X11: MPDSTKLNPSPPLPPVNPSAIPSVPPSSGNGKRIPSGGQPQTAQQSQTPLQQRYPPREVPPRFRQQEHKQLLKRGQPLPLGTLPLITTGRPTTSEPAAATVAIHASLSCSSSTAASLPTELPPQSGQGAQYDNPLWGHLPANRSATSAASSTNLSGWDQLIIDQKDTEAWPSITLSQSQVPPGGCPLDTDSGHLTSSSRSSSTSSSCSTVSMATGANSQTGHFPANHLSSKANSGPSPANHTGTSMLSGQVAASRSWGPGAVSSHCPPQSSMGSETKSDSPGGGGSTRSWGPSSSSSTNFNLNLNPNANPSAWPMLGHDGSGTGGGSSGGANTISPPHSTPNLCNPPGPPPAQTSTCTGANTNSNSSGIGNAWITMMASDAEPHPSPSTNVSFSSEPQNLKTDGPNHTNKQEPPSPIRSLPGWGSAPVGLGSMTQPPPGGSQVNGEDGNSVWGNSGNSKASSSKEAPGWGHEGDGTGNSGGWGEHPEETQGGWDTPSSPAQDSQSISWSRAVSTAAASEGSSDSMEGHPQQKDRSSREKSAPLMPAQDLDPRVLCNSGWGQTPVRQHTSWDMDDTKRKSDVGTGSWGSGSTTPVDAQGPSNTNTGPSQMTDSGSKNDAPGSQGTSSWGGNIAATNQPSSGWGEPPSNIKPPGGPGGWGNPPPGGPSTSIPKNGGQSWGEKPSGWEDSHIKSGSQNWGEQPKASHTWASSGVSNNTAEWGDSEESKKSPTTAWEGEPRGWGMSSQGPGGNGGWGESLPQRPSGPSQGWGGKPQDGPSGNNGGGSMGSWGGSGSVKQGPGRGGNKQESSTTEPTGWEEPSPPSIRRKMEIDDGTSAWGDPGTYNKAVNLWDRNNSGSSQAKVTTGGNNPPSTNNNHPHPLNHPYHGPPAPLQSHSQNSQNSGPTSGPLDPTVQHQPGASHSRGPLMAQGWGEISSSHTKSESSWGEPASSPVSVDNGTSAWGKPSGNCGGWGESNPESYGRGNPTMTPASCKPAPKPMQDGWGGGSEDLSLSGGQWDAEEVDMWNSTASQESNSSCNSWSNANKKPPPKGKIPGKQDEVWIMNRLIKQLTDMGFPRDPAEEALKSNNMNLDQAMSALLEKKTELDKRGMGIAGHDYNNGLINKPMSCPRPPLLSKDPSADPRLPFMDKVQSGMFGGGGAAQVRAMPQPPPQPPVPPLSSSQPSLRAQVPQFLSPQVQAQLLQFAAKNIGLNPALLTSPINPQHMTLLNQLYQLQLAYQRLQIQQQMLQAQRNVSGPIRQQEQQVARTINNMQQQIQQHQRQLAQALLMKQQQQQPPPSHSGLHPGGAKSSLDSFPGHPQAPGLPDLQTKEPQSSSNTYSPYSLSGLNVNCMEVGSLSMKEPPQPQSRLSQWTHPNSIESLSGNSSPLEPNLGKHGANLGPPGKPTQLDESYSPYSLISSSESPSSPLVPPDSWGQSKGSSDKMANGTNINWPPEFCPGVPWKGLQNIDPETDPNVTPGSVPSGPTINTNIQDVNRYLLRDRSGGENRRSSSPTSSQNEALPPSTDWPVSGYTSSFSLSSPEMEDAGKLSEMKSTWSPGPISHSQASLSHELWKVPQGPRSSTTAPSRPPPGLTNTKPSSTWGGSSLGLGQGWSSSYTTAGTTWSTDSSTRTSSWLVLRNLTPQIDGSTLRTLCMQHGPLITFHLNLTQGNAVVRYSSKDEAAKAQKSLHMCVLGNTTILAEFAGEEEVNRFFAQGQSLGGTTSWQATPGTNQTRMGGTGSGASHPIGHSPHWNNNNNGAGSNSSSGGLGAGGTKTGGELLWGGVQQYSSLWGPPSGEEGRVMGSPTPINTLLPGDLLSGESM, from the exons A TGCCAGACTCTACCAAGCTCAACCCCAGCCCTCCTCTTCCCCCCGTCAACCCCAGTGCCATCCCATCTGTACCCCCAAGCAGTGGAAATGGCAAGCGCATCCCCTCCGGAGGTCAGCCGCAGACAGCACAGCAGTCCCAGACTCCGCTCCAGCAGCGCTACCCGCCCAGAGAGGTGCCCCCACGCTTTCGTCAGCAGGAGCACAAGCAGCTGTTAAAGCGGGGCCAGCCTCTTCCCTTGGGGACGCTGCCTCTCATCACCACGGGACGTCCCACCACTAGTGAACCTGCAGCAGCAACAGTAGCCATACACGCCTCTCTTTCCTGCTCCTCTTCCACTGCAGCCAGCTTGCCCACAG AACTGCCCCCACAGAGTGGCCAGGGAGCCCAGTATGATAATCCCCTCTGGGGGCACCTGCCAGCCAACAGAAGTGCTACGAGTGCTGCATCTTCCACCAATCTCAGTGGCTGGGATCAACTAATTATCGACCAGAAGGACACAGAGGCTTGGCCTTCTATTACACTCAGCCAGAGCCAGGTCCCTCCAGGAGGATGCCCTTTGGACACTGACTCTGGTCACctgaccagcagcagcagaagcagtaGTACTAGCAGTAGTTGTAGTACAGTGAGTATGGCCACGGGAGCAAATAGCCAAACAGGCCACTTCCCTGCCAACCACCTCAGCAGCAAAGCCAACAGTGGGCCCAGCCCTGCCAATCATACTGGAACCAGCATGCTCTCTGGCCAGGTTGCAGCCAGTCGCAGCTGGGGCCCTGGGGCTGTATCTTCCCATTGCCCCCCTCAGTCCTCAATGGGGAGTGAAACGAAGAGTGACAGcccaggaggaggaggcagtaCTAGGAGCTGGGGTCCTTCATCATCCTCCAGCACCAACTTTAACTTGAACCTAAACCCTAATGCCAACCCGTCTGCCTGGCCCATGTTGGGGCATGACGGAAGTGGCACAGGGGGAGGCAGCTCAGGGGGAGCCAACAccatttcacctcctcactctACACCCAACCTCTGCAATCCACCTGGCCCCCCACCAGCCCAGACCAGCACCTGTACCGGAGCCAACACTAACAGCAACTCCTCGGGGATTGGCAATGCCTGGATTACCATGATGGCTTCTGATGCAGAGCCACACCCCTCCCCGTCCACAAATGTGTCTTTCAGTTCAGAACCTCAGAACCTTAAAACTGATGGACCAAATCACACTAATAAGCAGGAACCCCCCAGCCCCATCCGCAGTTTGCCTGGCTGGGGAAGTGCACCTGTAGGCTTGGGTTCCATGACCCAGCCACCGCCAGGAGGCTCACAGGTCAATGGTGAAGATGGTAATTCAGTATGGGGTAACAGTGGCAACTCAAAGGCAAGTTCATCTAAGGAGGCACCTGGCTGGGGCCATGAAGGAGATGGAACAGGGAACTCTGGAGGCTGGGGTGAACACCCTGAAGAGACCCAGGGAGGATGGGATACACCCAGCTCTCCCGCACAGGACTCTCAGTCCATCTCATGGAGCAGGGCTGTAAGCACAGCTGCGGCTAGTGAAGGAAGCAGTGACAGCATGGAAGGCCATCCCCAGCAAAAAGACCGGTCATCCAGAGAAAAATCAGCTCCTTTGATGCCTGCCCAGGATCTGGACCCCAGGGTGCTGTGCAACAGTGGCTGGGGACAGACTCCCGTTCGCCAGCACACTTCCTGGGACATGGATGATACCAAACGTAAGAGTGATGTAGGCACTGGATCATGGGGCTCTGGCTCAACCACTCCAGTCGATGCCCAGGGGCCCTCCAACACTAACACAGGCCCTAGCCAGATGACTGACTCTGGGAGCAAAAATGATGCGCCTGGTTCTCAGGGCACTTCTAGTTGGGGTGGTAACATAGCAGCTACCAACCAGCCAAGCTCTGGTTGGGGAGAGCCACCCAGCAACATCAAGCCCCCAGGTGGCCCTGGTGGTTGGGGAAACCCTCCACCAGGAGGTCCAAGCACCAGTATACCCAAAAATGGTGGTCAGTCCTGGGGAGAGAAGCCAAGTGGGTGGGAAGATTCTCACATCAAGTCAGGATCCCAGAACTGGGGAGAACAGCCCAAAGCATCTCACACTTGGGCTAGCAGTGGAGTGAGCAATAACACAGCAGAGTGGGGGGACTCAGAAGAGAGTAAAAAGAGTCCCACTACTGCTTGGGAAGGAGAACCACGAGGCTGGGGAATGTCTTCTCAAGGACCTGGAGGTAATGGTGGCTGGGGAGAGTCACTTCCTCAGCGACCCAGTGGTCCCTCTCAAGGCTGGGGGGGCAAGCCTCAAGATGGGCCTAGTGGTAACAATGGAGGAGGGAGCATGGGGTCCTGGGGGGGATCGGGCTCAGTGAAACAAGGTCCAGGTAGGGGTGGAAATAAGCAGGAATCCTCAACAACTGAGCCTACAGGCTGGGAAGAGCCTTCCCCTCCTTCCATCCGACGCAAGATGGAGATCGATGACGGGACCTCTGCTTGGGGCGATCCCGGTACCTACAACAAGGCAGTCAATCTGTGGGACAGGAACAATTCAGGATCGTCCCAAGCTAAAGTTACTACTGGAGGCAATAATCCCCCCAGCACCAACAACAACCATCCCCACCCTCTCAATCACCCTTACCACGGGCCACCTGCACCCCTACAGAGCCACAGCCAAAACAGCCAGAACTCAGGCCCCACCAGCGGGCCTTTGGATCCTACTGTGCAACACCAGCCTGGAGCATCTCACAGCAGAGGTCCCCTGATGGCTCAAG GTTGGGGAGAGATATCCAGCTCCCACACAAAATCGGAGAGCTCCTGGGGGGAACCTGCATCTTCCCCGGTTAGCGTGGATAATGGGACGTCTGCCTGGGGCAAACCCAGCGGGAACTGTGGGGGCTGGGGGGAAAGCAATCCGGAGAGCTATGGCAGGGGCAACCCGACAATGACACCTGCATCTTGTAAACCTG CTCCCAAACCTATGCAAGATGGATGGGGAGGTGGAAGTGAAGACCTGAGCCTGTCAGGTGGTCAGTGGGATGCAGAGGAGGTAGACATGTGGAATAGCACTGCCTCCCAGGAGAGCAACTCTTCCTGTAACTCTTGGAGCAATGCAAATAAAAAGCCCCCACCAAAG GGGAAGATCCCAGGGAAGCAGGATGAGGTCTGGATCATGAATCGTCTCATCAAGCAGCTGACTGACATGGGCTTCCCT agGGATCCAGCAGAGGAGGCTTTGAAGAGCAACAACATGAACCTGGATCAGGCCATGAGTGCCCTGCTGGAAAAGAAGACGGAGCTTGACAAGCGTGGGATGGGGATAGCTGGCCACGACTACAACAACGGGCTCATCAACAAGCCCATGAGCTGCCCTCGGCCTCCGCTTCTTTCCAAAGACCCCTCAGCAGATCCCCGCCTGCCCTTCATGGATAAG GTGCAGAGTGGAATGTTTGGCGGTGGTGGAGCAGCACAAGTCCGGGCCATGCCGCAGCCGCCTCCTCAGCCACCAGTGCCGCCTCTCAGCTCCTCTCAGCCTAGTCTACGTGCTCAAGTGCCTCAGTTTCTCTCCCCTCAG GTTCAAGCACAGCTCTTACAGTTTGCAGCAAAAAACATTGGTCTGAATCCTGCACTTTTAACCTCACCAATAAACCCTCAACATATGACCCTTCTAAATCAACTTTACCAGCTGCAACTG GCGTACCAGCGTTTACAAATTCAGCAGCAGATGTTGCAGGCGCAGCGCAATGTTTCTGGCCCCATTCGACAACAAGAGCAGCAA GTTGCACGTACAATCAATaacatgcagcagcagatccaaCAGCACCAGCGTCAGCTGGCCCAGGCCCTGCTGatgaagcagcagcaacagcaaccGCCCCCTTCCCACTCAGGCCTGCATCCTGGTGGAGCCAAATCCTCCCTGGATTCATTTCCAGGTCatccccaggctccaggcctcCCGGACCTGCAGACCAAAGAGCCGCAGTCGTCATCTAACACCTACAGCCCCTACTCTCTCT CTGGACTGAATGTAAACTGCATGGAGGTGGGAAGTCTGTCAATGAAGGAACCCCCCCAACCCCAATCGCGCCTGTCACAGTGGACACACCCAAACTCAATCGAAAGCCTCTCTGGAAACTCTTCTCCATTGGAGCCCAACCTGGGCAAGCACG GTGCCAACCTGGGCCCTCCTGGAAAGCCCACTCAGCTGGATGAATCTTACAGCCCCTACAGCCTGATATCCAGCTCAGAGTCTCCTTCCAGCCCTCTGGTGCCTCCAGACAGCTGGGGACAAAGCAAAGGCAGCAGTGACAAAATGGCCAATGGGACCAATATCAACTGGCCACCAG AGTTTTGTCCTGGTGTACCGTGGAAGGGCCTCCAGAATATCGACCCTGAAACTGACCCCAACGTGACCCCCGGCAGCGTCCCCAGCGGACCCACCATCAACACAAATATCCAAGATGTCAACCGCTACCTGCTCCGGGACAGGAGCGGAGGTGAGAACAGGAGAA GCTCCTCTCCCACCTCATCTCAGAACGAGGCTCTGCCTCCCTCCACTGATTGGCCAGTCAGTGGCTACACTAGCTCGTTCAGTCTTTCGTCCCCGGAGATGGAGGATGCAG GTAAACTGTCAGAGATGAAATCCACTTGGTCTCCAGGCCCCATTTCTCACAGCCAGGCCTCTCTGTCCCACGAGCTGTGGAAGGTCCCACAGGGCCCTCGGAGCAGCACCACAGCCCCTTCCCGCCCCCCGCCTGGCCTCACCAACACAAAGCCTTCCTCCACCTGGgggggcagctctctgggtctGGGACAAGGCTGGAGCAGCTCTTACACCACAG CAGGTACCACATGGAGTACAGACAGCTCCACCAGAACAAGTAGCTGGCTCGTGCTGAGGAACCTCACTCCGCAG attgATGGTTCGACTCTGCGAACACTGTGCATGCAACACGGCCCCCTCATCACATTCCACCTCAACCTGACACAGGGAAATGCTGTAGTGCGCTACAGCTCCAAGGACGAAGCTGCCAAGGCGCAAAAGTCCCTGCACAT GTGCGTGCTCGGGAACACCACCATCCTGGCCGAGTTCGCCGGGGAAGAGGAAGTGAACCGCTTCTTTGCACAGGGCCAGTCACTCGGAGGAACAACCAGCTGGCAGGCCACTCCAGGCACCAATCAGACAAGGATGGGCGGGACCGGGTCTGGAGCGTCTCACCCCATCGGGCACTCGCCCCactggaacaacaacaacaacggcgCCGGCAGCAACAGTAGCAGCGGCGGCCTGGGAGCAGGCGGAACAAAAACAGGTGGAGAGCTGCTGTGGGGTGGTGTTCAGCAGTATTCCAGCCTGTGGGGACCCCCGAGTGGAGAGGAGGGACGGGTCATGGGGAGCCCCACCCCAATCAATACActgctgcctggggacctgctGAGCGGGGAGTCCATGTAG